The Terriglobus tenax genome contains a region encoding:
- a CDS encoding 3-oxoacyl-ACP reductase family protein → MSDLSGKSAFVTGGSRGIGAAIVKRLASDGAAVAFTYSSAVAPAEALVAEIESAGGKAIAIKADSADQDAVRSAVQQAATEFGKIDILVNNSGIIVLGPITEIKPEDFERILAVNVHSVFTATQEAARHMPDGGRIIHIGSVNSDRMPFVGGSVYALTKGAIYSFTKGLARDLGPRNITVNNIQPGPVDTDANPASGPFAEVMLGLMALKRYGKAEEIAGMVSYLAGAEAGYITGANLLIDGGFAA, encoded by the coding sequence ATGTCAGATCTCAGCGGAAAGTCTGCCTTTGTCACCGGTGGTTCGCGCGGCATTGGAGCCGCCATCGTCAAGCGCCTGGCCTCCGATGGCGCAGCCGTCGCCTTCACCTACAGCAGCGCCGTCGCACCCGCCGAGGCACTTGTCGCAGAGATCGAGAGTGCAGGCGGAAAGGCCATCGCCATCAAGGCCGACTCCGCCGACCAGGACGCCGTGCGCTCCGCTGTGCAGCAGGCAGCAACGGAATTCGGCAAGATCGACATCCTGGTCAACAACTCCGGCATCATCGTGCTCGGGCCCATCACCGAGATCAAGCCGGAAGACTTCGAGCGCATCCTCGCGGTCAACGTGCACAGCGTCTTCACGGCAACGCAGGAAGCAGCGCGCCACATGCCGGACGGCGGCCGCATCATCCACATCGGCTCGGTAAACAGTGATCGCATGCCCTTTGTCGGCGGCTCGGTCTACGCGCTTACCAAGGGAGCTATCTACAGCTTCACCAAAGGCCTGGCGCGCGATCTTGGGCCACGCAACATCACGGTGAATAACATCCAGCCAGGTCCCGTAGATACGGATGCGAATCCCGCGAGTGGTCCGTTTGCCGAGGTGATGCTCGGCCTGATGGCGCTGAAGCGCTATGGCAAAGCGGAAGAGATTGCAGGCATGGTCAGCTATCTCGCGGGGGCGGAGGCGGGATACATCACCGGAGCGAATCTGCTGATCGACGGCGGCTTCGCGGCGTAA
- the hscB gene encoding Fe-S protein assembly co-chaperone HscB, producing the protein MSDYFEFFSLPRHLHVDTAALEKQFYTLSRKLHPDRFASKPAAEQEEALRQSSLLNDAYRTLKESIARTEYLLALEGVQLEEQSRAATDAAKAAGTAKKQVAPPELLEEAFELNMQLEEMKMNKQMGDDDPQLRKDLETAKTNFEGMLASAQSELESLWSVWDAAVDANDEAAKTKARDAMVALLNRRSYARNLVRDVNAALE; encoded by the coding sequence ATGAGCGATTACTTTGAATTCTTCTCGCTTCCCCGCCATCTGCACGTAGACACGGCTGCGCTGGAGAAGCAGTTCTACACGTTGAGCCGTAAGCTGCATCCGGACCGCTTTGCATCGAAGCCCGCGGCGGAGCAGGAAGAGGCTCTGCGCCAGTCTTCCCTGCTGAACGATGCCTACCGCACGCTGAAAGAATCCATCGCACGCACGGAGTACCTGCTGGCGCTGGAAGGTGTGCAGCTTGAGGAACAGTCGCGCGCGGCGACCGATGCGGCCAAGGCTGCGGGCACGGCGAAGAAGCAGGTGGCCCCACCGGAGCTACTGGAAGAGGCCTTCGAGCTGAACATGCAGCTGGAAGAGATGAAGATGAACAAGCAGATGGGCGACGACGACCCGCAACTGCGCAAGGACCTTGAGACCGCGAAGACGAACTTTGAAGGCATGCTGGCCAGCGCGCAGAGTGAGTTGGAATCATTATGGTCTGTCTGGGATGCCGCCGTCGACGCGAACGACGAGGCCGCGAAGACCAAGGCTCGCGATGCCATGGTAGCCCTGCTGAACCGCAGGAGCTATGCCCGGAACCTGGTGAGGGATGTCAACGCGGCGTTGGAATAA